CAGCGGATGCCCCAGGTGGGTCGACTTCACCGCTGGGTGCGTCGCTCGGCGGCGTCGAACGCGGGTGCGAGCGGGGCCAGTGCCGTGCGGAGCTGGTCGGGCAGTGAGCCGGAGGGCACGACCAGTCCTCCGGCGCAGAAACTCCCGGCGGCCCCTGCGCTCCCGGCCGGCTGGAGCCAGCCTTCCAGTGCGATGCGAACCGCCGCGGCCACGCTCGCCGCGAGCACGCGGGCTGTGTGTGCTCCGGTGTCAGCCAGGCGTTCGGCGATCACCGCCGTGAGAGGGGGCTCGATGCCGGCGGTGGCGTCGAGGAACGCGTCGCGCAGCGCGGGCTGGGTGGTGATCAGCAGCAGCGCCTCGTGTTCGTGCTCACCGGTGTTCGTGTACTGCTCGACCACTGCTTCGGTGACGGCGTCAGCCAGGCGGGCTCCTGCGGGCCGGGCCGCGACGGATGCCGCGATGCGCGCCTCCCGGTCCGCGGTGACAGCGGAGACGATCGCCTGCTCGCGGCTGGCGAAGTAGTTGTTGTAGGTGCGCGGCGAGACCCCGGCCGCCCCCGCGATGTCCTCGACCCGCACCTGGTCCAGTCCGCGCTCAACAGCCAGGCGCAGGGCCGCCTCGCGTAGCGCCTCGCGCGTGGCCTGCTTCTTCCGCTCCCGCAGCCCTGGTGGTGGTGTCGTCACGGTGCCAGCGTTCCACACAGGGATGCGTGCACGCAAACTTGCGCGCACGCAAGTTCCCTGTCAGCCTCGACCCGACCGAGACCGACCGAGAGGACGTCGCCATGCGAGCAAGAGGAATGACCTACGACACCGGATTCGTCGTGCACGGCCAGACATCCCGCGAGCACTTAGACCCCGCGGTGGTCCGGCGTGAACTCGCCATCATCCGCGACGACCTGCACTGCAACGCGGTCCAGATCATCGGCGGCGACCCGGACCGAATGGAACTGGCCGCCGATGCCGCCGCCGAACTCGGCCTGGAGGTCTGGTTCTCGCCCTATCCGCTGGAGCTGAATCCGCACCAGATCCTCACGCTCTTCCGCGACTGCGCCGAGCGCGCGGAACGGCTCCGGCAGCAGGGGGCCACCGTCGTGTTCGTCGCAGGGGTCGAGCTGAGCGTGATGAACCGCGGGTTCCTGCCCGGAGAGAGCCCCGA
The genomic region above belongs to Streptomyces sp. 1331.2 and contains:
- a CDS encoding TetR/AcrR family transcriptional regulator; this translates as MTTPPPGLRERKKQATREALREAALRLAVERGLDQVRVEDIAGAAGVSPRTYNNYFASREQAIVSAVTADREARIAASVAARPAGARLADAVTEAVVEQYTNTGEHEHEALLLITTQPALRDAFLDATAGIEPPLTAVIAERLADTGAHTARVLAASVAAAVRIALEGWLQPAGSAGAAGSFCAGGLVVPSGSLPDQLRTALAPLAPAFDAAERRTQR